The following coding sequences are from one Cenarchaeum symbiosum A window:
- a CDS encoding diadenosine tetraphosphate hydrolase (COG0537) — MRDADCVFCKIASGELPARIISETGNTIAFMDAFPVARGHSLVIPKGHYERMQEIPESENADLFEVVRRVVARVDEMGGSTLVALHNGRGSGQEVPHAHVHLIPRSEGDGAGPVHSMFGGAIQLGTDETFEIYDRLKG, encoded by the coding sequence GTGCGTGACGCCGACTGTGTATTCTGCAAGATAGCATCAGGCGAGCTGCCGGCCAGGATCATATCCGAGACCGGCAATACGATTGCGTTCATGGATGCCTTTCCCGTGGCGCGCGGCCACTCGCTTGTCATACCCAAGGGCCATTACGAGAGAATGCAGGAGATCCCAGAATCCGAGAACGCCGACTTATTCGAGGTCGTAAGAAGGGTGGTTGCCCGGGTGGACGAAATGGGCGGGTCCACCCTTGTAGCCCTGCACAACGGCCGGGGCAGCGGCCAGGAGGTCCCGCACGCGCACGTCCATCTCATACCGCGCAGCGAAGGCGACGGCGCGGGGCCCGTCCACAGCATGTTCGGCGGGGCCATACAGCTGGGAACAGACGAGACGTTTGAGATCTACGACCGCCTAAAGGGATAG
- a CDS encoding DnaJ-class molecular chaperone (COG0484): MKHCILLQDPRDGPAGCMFLSCGISGVVLDPHKARRILGVGDDAGFDEIKAAYRRQALEKHPDRSGDGSLFQEINEAYSILREEQRNPRPASRPAARQGPAAGSARNWGPPPGQDGPPEQDWSKHTRDIEEENPDFWKEYERNFWKDYENTINADGRNGEFEKAKEPKKQPDLHVEVEPSLCIGCQSCETIAPDVFRVDRDTNMNPKSRVINRKGAGLNKIMNAAETCPTKAIIVENKDTDERLYPL, from the coding sequence ATGAAGCATTGTATCCTGCTGCAGGATCCGCGGGACGGCCCCGCGGGCTGCATGTTTTTAAGCTGCGGAATATCAGGGGTAGTGTTGGACCCGCACAAGGCCCGCCGGATTCTGGGAGTAGGAGACGACGCAGGCTTTGATGAGATCAAGGCAGCCTACAGGAGGCAGGCGCTCGAAAAGCACCCTGACAGGAGCGGCGACGGATCGCTGTTCCAGGAGATAAACGAGGCATACAGCATACTCAGGGAGGAGCAGAGAAATCCGCGGCCTGCATCCAGGCCTGCAGCCCGCCAGGGCCCCGCGGCGGGTTCCGCCCGCAACTGGGGGCCGCCGCCGGGCCAGGACGGCCCGCCGGAACAGGACTGGTCCAAGCATACGCGGGACATAGAGGAGGAGAACCCGGACTTTTGGAAGGAATACGAGAGAAACTTTTGGAAGGATTATGAAAATACCATAAACGCAGACGGCAGAAACGGCGAGTTTGAAAAGGCAAAAGAGCCCAAAAAGCAGCCCGACTTGCACGTCGAGGTAGAGCCCTCCCTGTGCATAGGATGCCAGAGCTGCGAGACCATAGCACCGGACGTCTTCCGCGTGGACAGGGATACAAACATGAACCCAAAGTCAAGGGTGATAAACAGAAAAGGGGCGGGGCTCAACAAGATAATGAACGCAGCCGAGACCTGCCCCACCAAGGCCATAATAGTGGAGAACAAGGATACAGACGAGAGGCTGTACCCGCTGTAG
- a CDS encoding translation elongation factor P (EF-P)/translation initiation factor 5A (COG0231), with product MAGDPGDGKRKVNYSTKGRIGMSKPSELGSLKIGSYILLPVGDQATGEPCRISEYDTSKPGKHGAAKARIVGVGVFDGQKRPHVGPVSMQVHVPLIDKRTGQVISIIGETIQIMDSETFETVDIVMIDEEVQGRIENGQNVEYWLVMDKTKIMRIKN from the coding sequence ATGGCAGGCGATCCCGGCGATGGCAAGCGCAAGGTTAATTATTCCACAAAGGGCCGGATCGGCATGAGCAAGCCCTCGGAGCTAGGCTCGCTGAAGATTGGCTCCTATATACTGCTGCCGGTAGGCGACCAGGCGACGGGGGAGCCGTGCCGGATATCCGAGTATGATACAAGCAAGCCGGGCAAGCACGGCGCGGCAAAGGCGAGAATAGTGGGCGTGGGCGTCTTTGACGGCCAGAAGCGGCCCCATGTGGGCCCCGTCAGCATGCAGGTGCACGTACCACTCATCGACAAGAGGACCGGCCAGGTGATCTCCATAATCGGGGAGACGATCCAGATAATGGACTCGGAGACCTTTGAGACAGTCGACATAGTCATGATAGACGAGGAGGTCCAGGGCAGGATAGAGAACGGCCAGAATGTAGAGTACTGGCTGGTCATGGACAAGACCAAAATAATGCGCATAAAGAACTAG
- a CDS encoding ATPase of the PP-loop superfamily (COG2102) — MRLAALFSGGKDSAYSAYRAIQEGHTVACLVSAAPVSPDSMLFHAPNTHITGLQAISMGIPRICARSGPSDADSEEKLLAESLLFARDEYRIQGVVHGGLSSAFQKRHFEGACGSAGLEAVAPLWGLEPGQYMRSLVDDGFRFIITAVSAGGLGARWLGREIGRREIDELGRISARHGLGLAFEGGEAETLVVDCPLFSREIRILRSRGSWDGCRGIFEIEAAGLSRHARRPQDQPPVGNKKDSQLAGGRRKADTRAGARRPEGADTL, encoded by the coding sequence TTGAGGCTTGCCGCCCTGTTCTCTGGAGGCAAGGACAGCGCCTATTCCGCATACAGGGCCATACAGGAGGGGCATACAGTGGCCTGCCTGGTCTCTGCGGCGCCTGTTTCGCCTGACAGCATGCTGTTTCACGCGCCAAACACGCACATCACAGGCCTGCAGGCCATCTCCATGGGGATCCCCCGGATATGCGCCCGGTCGGGCCCATCTGACGCGGATTCCGAGGAGAAACTGCTAGCAGAATCACTCTTGTTTGCAAGGGACGAGTACCGCATACAGGGGGTGGTGCACGGCGGGCTGTCCAGCGCATTCCAAAAGAGGCACTTTGAGGGCGCGTGCGGCTCGGCCGGCCTGGAGGCTGTAGCCCCGCTCTGGGGCCTTGAGCCCGGGCAGTACATGCGGAGCCTGGTTGACGACGGCTTTCGGTTTATAATAACGGCGGTCTCGGCGGGCGGCCTTGGTGCACGGTGGCTTGGCAGGGAGATAGGCAGGCGGGAGATAGACGAGCTTGGGCGGATATCAGCCCGGCACGGCCTAGGCCTTGCATTCGAGGGCGGCGAGGCAGAGACTTTGGTGGTGGACTGCCCGCTGTTTTCGCGCGAAATACGCATACTCCGGTCCCGGGGCTCCTGGGACGGCTGCAGGGGAATATTTGAAATAGAGGCAGCCGGACTCTCACGGCATGCTCGACGGCCTCAAGACCAACCTCCGGTCGGCAATAAAAAAGATAGTCAGCTCGCAGGGGGTCGACGAAAAGCTGATACACGAGCTGGCGCTCGACGTCCAGAGGGCGCTGATACGCTCTGA
- a CDS encoding signal recognition particle GTPase (COG0541) gives MDVRLVKEIAGRLEERCVGEVPPPGLSRKDHIVKILYDELAKLLGGESEFSFKPGRTNKVLMLGIQGSGKSTITAKLAKLLTRQGYKTGVVGADTYRPGALVQLRTMCERSNVEVYGEEGESDAPAVVRRGLRHFGDSCDVILVDTAGRHKEEGELLDEMKRIGKAAEPDLALLVIDGTIGNRCYAQAEAFHKTVPVGGIVVTKLDSSAKGGGAIAASAATGSSVMYIGTGERIDDIEQFSSTRFVGRLLGMGDVRAVLELAKRLEDGDQDRLKRISSGKMTMDDFYQQLGEVAGAGSLQGLLENMPGFSGSVQTGKIEQLEGRIERWRYIIQSMTQAEKADPDLLNASRIKRIARGSGWPEHDVKELRKGYNNSKGMIKASKGRQMQGMLRRMGLG, from the coding sequence GTGGACGTCCGGCTGGTCAAGGAGATTGCGGGCAGGCTCGAGGAGAGGTGCGTGGGGGAGGTGCCCCCGCCGGGCCTCTCCAGGAAGGACCACATAGTAAAGATACTCTACGACGAGCTTGCAAAGCTGCTCGGGGGCGAATCCGAGTTCTCGTTCAAGCCGGGTCGCACAAACAAGGTTCTCATGCTGGGGATACAGGGCAGCGGCAAGAGCACCATCACGGCGAAGCTTGCAAAGCTGCTGACCCGGCAGGGATACAAGACCGGCGTTGTTGGCGCCGACACGTACAGGCCGGGCGCGCTTGTGCAGCTCCGGACCATGTGCGAGAGGTCCAATGTTGAGGTCTACGGAGAAGAGGGCGAATCCGACGCGCCAGCGGTAGTGCGGCGGGGGCTGCGGCACTTTGGGGATTCATGCGATGTCATACTGGTCGATACAGCCGGCAGGCACAAGGAAGAGGGCGAGCTGCTCGACGAGATGAAGAGGATAGGCAAGGCCGCCGAGCCCGACCTGGCGCTCCTTGTAATCGACGGGACTATCGGCAACCGCTGCTATGCCCAGGCCGAGGCGTTCCACAAGACTGTCCCCGTCGGGGGCATAGTGGTGACAAAGCTTGACAGCTCCGCCAAGGGCGGGGGCGCCATAGCCGCCTCTGCGGCAACTGGCTCGAGCGTCATGTACATAGGGACCGGCGAGCGCATCGACGACATAGAGCAGTTTTCTTCTACCAGGTTTGTCGGCAGATTGCTCGGCATGGGGGACGTCCGGGCGGTGCTCGAGCTCGCAAAAAGGCTCGAGGACGGGGACCAGGACCGCCTCAAGAGGATCAGCAGCGGCAAGATGACCATGGATGATTTTTACCAGCAGCTCGGCGAGGTGGCCGGCGCAGGATCCCTCCAGGGATTGCTCGAGAACATGCCGGGCTTTTCCGGCTCTGTCCAGACGGGCAAGATAGAGCAGCTCGAGGGCCGGATAGAAAGGTGGAGGTACATCATACAGAGCATGACCCAGGCGGAGAAGGCCGACCCCGACCTGCTCAACGCATCCCGGATAAAGAGGATAGCGCGGGGCTCGGGGTGGCCCGAGCACGATGTAAAGGAGCTGCGCAAGGGGTACAACAACTCAAAGGGCATGATAAAGGCCTCCAAGGGGAGGCAGATGCAGGGCATGCTCAGGCGCATGGGGCTGGGCTGA
- a CDS encoding pseudouridylate synthase (COG1258) encodes MRPERGYVLCDPCLGRLFGSGNILHCEKRGRIIRGKGRDRPSECHICKGLCPSLEESCGPSLWGAAAYEFETFVVGVRLKSSMAERDDEVRSRCRLAGAAALRAYVAAMLSSYLGAMTGASVDHGAPELSITADLRDNTAEFHPRPVVLSGRYTKSVRGLSQKGAPCGGCAGEGCTSCGMLGVDTGGSVEGVISGHACGTYSARRASFTWVGGEDQESLVGGRGRPFVAQLVQPHRRGLVHPATVRLGGVVLHGLREVRSMPQLPVRFRSKVRLAVSAKGEISDDTLGRLADLGGSTLAVYEGRRRVERAIHSASHSRTGPGSFELHMEVDGGVPFKRFVSGETVFPNLSDLLGTVCSCGGFDFEEITVERGGHPGARGGTRRRPRKGPARPAGGRDRPRKT; translated from the coding sequence ATGCGGCCTGAGCGCGGGTATGTCCTGTGTGATCCGTGCCTTGGAAGGCTGTTCGGGTCGGGCAACATACTGCACTGTGAAAAGCGGGGGCGCATCATCCGCGGCAAGGGGCGGGACCGGCCGTCGGAATGCCACATCTGCAAAGGACTGTGCCCGTCACTTGAGGAATCGTGCGGGCCGTCGCTCTGGGGTGCGGCAGCATATGAATTTGAGACGTTTGTAGTCGGCGTGCGCCTAAAATCGTCGATGGCAGAAAGGGATGACGAGGTCCGCTCGCGGTGCAGGCTGGCAGGAGCTGCGGCACTCCGGGCGTACGTGGCCGCCATGCTCTCATCGTATCTTGGGGCGATGACCGGGGCTTCGGTGGACCATGGGGCGCCAGAGCTCTCCATAACTGCAGACCTGCGGGATAATACCGCCGAGTTCCATCCGCGGCCGGTGGTACTCTCCGGCAGGTACACAAAGTCCGTGCGGGGGCTATCCCAGAAGGGCGCGCCATGCGGCGGGTGCGCGGGCGAGGGCTGCACATCGTGCGGGATGCTGGGCGTGGATACCGGGGGGAGCGTCGAGGGCGTGATATCCGGGCATGCATGCGGCACCTATTCTGCGCGCCGCGCGTCGTTTACGTGGGTTGGCGGCGAGGACCAGGAGAGCCTCGTGGGCGGCAGGGGCAGGCCGTTTGTGGCGCAGCTTGTGCAGCCGCACAGGAGGGGCCTTGTGCACCCTGCCACTGTGCGCCTCGGAGGGGTGGTATTGCACGGCCTGCGGGAGGTGCGCTCCATGCCGCAGCTCCCCGTGCGGTTCCGCTCAAAGGTGAGGCTTGCAGTATCTGCAAAAGGGGAAATATCCGACGATACACTGGGCAGGCTTGCAGATCTCGGGGGCAGCACGCTGGCAGTCTACGAGGGCAGGCGGCGCGTAGAGAGGGCCATACACTCGGCCAGCCACTCGAGGACCGGCCCCGGGTCGTTTGAGCTGCACATGGAGGTAGACGGGGGCGTCCCGTTCAAGAGGTTCGTCAGCGGCGAGACCGTCTTTCCCAACCTGTCCGACCTGCTTGGCACCGTCTGCTCCTGCGGGGGGTTTGACTTTGAGGAGATAACAGTCGAGCGGGGGGGCCATCCGGGCGCCCGGGGAGGGACCCGCAGGCGCCCCCGAAAGGGGCCTGCGCGCCCGGCAGGCGGCCGGGACCGGCCCCGTAAAACTTGA
- a CDS encoding ribosomal protein S27AE (COG1998) codes for MADKKEGGVHRFYKIEDGKTVKLRHICSRCGKGFFMAQHKDRRSCGKCGLTEFNQ; via the coding sequence ATGGCAGACAAAAAGGAAGGTGGCGTCCACAGGTTCTACAAGATAGAGGACGGCAAGACCGTAAAGCTCCGGCACATTTGCTCGAGATGCGGCAAGGGCTTCTTCATGGCACAGCACAAGGACAGGCGCTCCTGCGGCAAGTGCGGGCTTACAGAGTTCAACCAGTAA
- a CDS encoding conserved hypothetical protein (COG1547), with product MNTQYSPKESRHIVHKARDLCDGLGASIRVVRVATGFIELDVSVAPSLLDELIGRLRPIGGLDNIRHVTEEEEITKDEGIVEGISYFNGERFWEAHEAWEGAWKKCSGDEKSLVQGIILVAVAFAHSQKNDDDIGINMFGRALEKMGEFAGIYHNIDVGRIRSKITAMMDERRMELFRI from the coding sequence GTGAATACGCAGTACTCGCCAAAGGAATCGCGGCATATAGTGCACAAGGCAAGGGATCTGTGCGACGGCCTTGGCGCCTCGATAAGGGTGGTCCGGGTGGCCACAGGATTCATAGAGCTTGACGTCTCCGTCGCGCCAAGCCTGCTTGACGAGCTAATAGGAAGGCTGCGGCCCATAGGCGGCCTCGACAACATACGCCACGTCACCGAGGAAGAAGAGATCACAAAAGACGAGGGCATAGTGGAGGGCATATCCTACTTTAACGGCGAGAGGTTCTGGGAGGCCCACGAGGCCTGGGAGGGCGCCTGGAAAAAATGCAGCGGCGACGAAAAGTCGCTCGTCCAGGGGATAATACTGGTGGCCGTCGCATTTGCCCACTCGCAAAAGAACGACGATGACATAGGGATAAACATGTTCGGCAGGGCGCTCGAAAAGATGGGCGAGTTTGCGGGCATCTACCACAACATAGACGTGGGCCGCATAAGATCCAAGATAACCGCCATGATGGACGAGCGCCGCATGGAACTCTTCAGGATCTGA
- a CDS encoding phosphoglycerate mutase (COG3635), whose amino-acid sequence MTEARMVYVLLDGVGDLPHPDLGGKTPLEAASTPNMDRLAVRGAMGEVISVGEGIAPESDIAVFNMLGYRFGDEYPGRGVIEAIGTGADFKDGDLALRGNFATLGGSGEITDRRAGRNVGRPDAEAVSRELEEGVRFSKSGASVSVIPSVGHRVTVRIRSEGGLSGSITNTDPAYERLRGMGVAKDASGPMRIDRCRALDDDPRAQTAAELVNEFSEQAVKILGDSGTNERRAAAGAKKISCILLRDAGSRRPVVEPIEKKYSLGFSCIADMPVELGISEVLGMEVLEAGGTCDYEQKAAAAAGADGSVYVHLKGPDEFGHDGDAAGKTSSIEDIDGRFFGPLLGAISRDETAVVISADHSTPCISKGHSDDPVPLLVSGALAPPDGTVRFTEAQARSGMMGRLAGADVLDAALNRIRS is encoded by the coding sequence ATGACCGAAGCCCGCATGGTGTATGTGCTGCTTGACGGCGTGGGGGACCTGCCGCATCCGGACCTTGGCGGCAAGACGCCCCTCGAGGCCGCATCGACGCCAAACATGGACAGGCTTGCCGTCCGGGGCGCCATGGGCGAGGTCATCTCGGTGGGCGAGGGGATAGCCCCGGAATCTGACATAGCCGTATTCAACATGCTCGGGTACAGGTTCGGCGACGAGTATCCCGGCAGGGGCGTCATAGAGGCGATAGGGACGGGTGCCGACTTTAAAGACGGGGATCTTGCGCTGCGGGGCAACTTTGCAACGCTTGGCGGCTCCGGGGAGATAACCGACAGGAGGGCGGGCAGAAACGTAGGCAGGCCTGACGCCGAGGCAGTCTCCCGCGAGCTCGAGGAGGGCGTGCGGTTCTCAAAGAGCGGCGCGTCAGTCTCGGTCATACCGAGCGTGGGGCACAGGGTTACGGTCCGCATAAGGTCCGAAGGCGGCCTGTCGGGGAGCATAACGAATACGGACCCCGCGTACGAGAGGCTCAGGGGGATGGGCGTGGCCAAAGATGCGTCGGGCCCCATGAGGATAGACAGGTGCCGCGCGCTCGACGACGACCCGCGCGCGCAAACAGCAGCCGAGCTTGTCAACGAGTTCAGCGAGCAGGCGGTAAAGATACTGGGGGATAGCGGCACCAACGAGCGCCGCGCGGCAGCCGGCGCAAAGAAGATCAGCTGCATACTGCTCCGCGACGCTGGCAGCAGGCGGCCGGTCGTCGAGCCGATAGAGAAAAAGTACTCGCTCGGATTCTCCTGCATAGCCGATATGCCCGTCGAGCTCGGCATATCAGAGGTGCTGGGCATGGAGGTGCTCGAGGCGGGCGGGACATGCGACTATGAGCAAAAGGCGGCAGCTGCTGCCGGCGCAGACGGCTCCGTGTACGTGCACCTAAAGGGGCCCGACGAGTTTGGGCACGACGGGGATGCGGCAGGCAAGACCAGCAGCATAGAGGATATAGACGGCAGGTTTTTTGGGCCGCTGCTCGGGGCCATCAGCCGGGATGAGACGGCAGTCGTCATATCTGCAGACCACTCCACGCCGTGCATAAGCAAGGGGCACAGCGACGACCCCGTACCCCTGCTGGTCTCGGGGGCGCTCGCGCCGCCCGACGGGACTGTCAGGTTTACAGAGGCGCAGGCGCGCAGCGGCATGATGGGCAGGCTCGCGGGCGCAGACGTGCTGGATGCGGCACTGAATAGAATCAGATCCTGA
- a CDS encoding galactose-1-phosphate uridylyltransferase (COG1085), producing MKNVLTRFVRGTHMGVMRKDYVSERYMIVTGKEAKESDAKKSLYSPGNESKTKPSVLSLVAKDGMLQRLQDSEDQYVKDWSIRVFESSNPAVTTEQNNTYSDRPHYSEPAYGYHYIVVASPNQKDTFSTIDVDQWSNILMVVQDRLKWLYTKKGVTYVSIYANWGEAAGAATSHPHMNIVTFSTIPPVVDAEVDASHRILNEKGVCPMCQTVAAELDGPRQVLQTKGFVAFCPWAPAYPYEFWICPRKHNTFFSKISQKELTDLALMLRTTLGGLAKTAKDPAFNLVFHLSPERKNSRQIHWHIEVYPVTAPRSGLERGYGIYLSSISPEDAAGRLGPACRKELAGLVGIL from the coding sequence ATGAAAAACGTTTTAACGCGCTTTGTACGTGGCACCCACATGGGCGTCATGAGAAAGGACTATGTCTCGGAGCGTTACATGATCGTCACCGGAAAGGAGGCCAAAGAATCGGATGCCAAAAAATCCCTCTATTCGCCCGGCAACGAATCCAAGACAAAGCCGTCGGTCCTATCGCTGGTGGCAAAGGACGGCATGCTGCAGAGGCTCCAGGATTCCGAGGACCAGTACGTAAAGGACTGGTCGATACGGGTATTCGAGAGCAGCAACCCCGCCGTCACCACCGAGCAGAACAACACGTACAGCGACCGGCCGCACTATTCAGAGCCCGCGTACGGCTACCACTATATCGTGGTTGCATCCCCCAACCAAAAGGACACATTCTCTACAATAGACGTAGACCAGTGGTCCAACATACTGATGGTGGTCCAGGACCGCCTCAAGTGGCTGTACACAAAAAAGGGCGTCACATATGTCTCAATATATGCAAACTGGGGCGAGGCAGCAGGCGCGGCCACCTCGCACCCGCACATGAACATAGTCACATTCTCGACAATACCGCCGGTGGTCGACGCAGAAGTGGATGCATCCCACCGGATCCTCAACGAAAAGGGCGTCTGCCCCATGTGCCAGACCGTGGCAGCCGAGCTCGACGGGCCGAGGCAGGTCCTGCAGACAAAGGGCTTTGTGGCGTTCTGCCCGTGGGCCCCTGCGTACCCGTACGAGTTCTGGATCTGCCCGAGAAAGCACAATACGTTTTTCTCAAAGATAAGCCAGAAAGAGCTTACCGACCTTGCCCTGATGCTGCGCACCACCCTGGGCGGGCTGGCAAAGACCGCCAAGGACCCCGCCTTCAACCTGGTGTTCCACCTGTCCCCGGAGCGCAAGAACAGCAGGCAGATTCACTGGCACATCGAGGTGTACCCCGTGACCGCCCCCCGGTCGGGCCTCGAGCGCGGCTACGGGATATACCTGAGCAGCATATCGCCCGAGGATGCGGCAGGCAGGCTGGGGCCTGCGTGCAGAAAGGAGCTAGCAGGCCTCGTGGGCATACTGTAA
- a CDS encoding histone acetyltransferase (COG0454), with protein MRRLSTEDLAAGFLESLDSLREASGMGPEKAKDILSRISANPDHIVLVAEYGGRIVGATTLLIEPKFIHGGGIAGHIEDVAVARGMQGKGIGKLLVREALECAKKAGCYKTILDCEDSLLPFYEGLGFRRGANAMRFDH; from the coding sequence GTGCGGCGGCTCAGCACCGAAGATCTTGCGGCGGGCTTTTTGGAATCACTTGACAGCCTCAGGGAGGCTAGCGGCATGGGCCCGGAAAAGGCAAAAGATATCCTATCAAGGATATCTGCAAACCCCGATCACATAGTGCTCGTGGCGGAATACGGGGGCCGCATAGTTGGCGCCACCACTCTGCTCATCGAGCCCAAGTTCATACACGGAGGAGGCATCGCCGGCCACATAGAGGATGTGGCAGTCGCGCGCGGCATGCAGGGAAAGGGCATAGGAAAATTGCTGGTCCGGGAGGCGCTCGAATGTGCAAAAAAGGCGGGCTGCTACAAGACAATACTTGACTGCGAGGATTCTCTGCTGCCGTTCTACGAGGGGCTGGGCTTTAGGCGCGGCGCCAACGCCATGAGGTTCGACCACTAG
- a CDS encoding nucleoside-diphosphate-sugar pyrophosphorylase (COG1208), translating to MFLPKPMLPLGDRPLLELLIEWARKNGTKSVVLCVSYMRKAIQDYFEDGSRFGVSIEYAVSERPLATAGQLRTAADLVDGTFACLYGDSVFGFSLRAMAAQHRRKRSFITMGLYEYSTTLPYGVIKTGRGGKVASWDEKPEIKAMINMGCYIMEPGVMDLIPRGKSYGMDDVVRRAMSKGLPVGSYPTKKGFMDIGDKESYSRAYQSFVERLGKI from the coding sequence ATGTTCCTTCCAAAGCCGATGCTCCCGCTAGGCGACAGGCCGCTGCTGGAGCTGCTCATAGAGTGGGCCCGAAAAAACGGCACAAAGTCTGTCGTGCTCTGCGTAAGCTACATGAGAAAGGCCATACAGGACTATTTCGAGGACGGCAGCAGGTTCGGCGTTAGCATAGAGTATGCAGTATCCGAGAGGCCGCTGGCGACTGCAGGCCAGCTCAGGACCGCGGCCGACCTTGTCGACGGCACCTTTGCCTGTTTGTACGGCGATTCTGTGTTCGGGTTCAGCCTGAGGGCGATGGCGGCGCAGCACCGGCGCAAAAGGTCGTTTATAACCATGGGCCTCTACGAGTACTCTACCACTCTGCCCTACGGGGTGATAAAGACCGGAAGGGGCGGCAAGGTGGCAAGCTGGGATGAAAAGCCGGAGATCAAGGCAATGATAAACATGGGGTGCTACATCATGGAGCCCGGCGTGATGGACCTCATACCGCGCGGCAAATCATACGGCATGGATGACGTGGTCCGCAGGGCAATGTCAAAGGGCCTGCCGGTGGGCAGCTACCCCACAAAGAAGGGATTCATGGACATAGGCGACAAGGAATCCTATTCAAGGGCGTACCAGAGCTTTGTAGAGAGGCTGGGCAAGATCTGA